The Zobellia alginiliquefaciens genome contains a region encoding:
- a CDS encoding bifunctional aldolase/short-chain dehydrogenase: MKNTAQQFKYVDHLWDERKAAALGDDQVALFLYRSNILGADLRITNYGGGNTSCKTIEKDPLTGDDVEVMWIKGSGGDIGTLTKAGIAGLYTERLRNLKNVYGGLEDEDRMVGLFNHCIYDLESKAPSIDTPLHGLLPFKHIDHLHPDALIAVAAAKDSEKVTKEIWGDTMGWVPWQRPGFDLGLQLEKCLNDNPGIRGIVLGSHGLFTWGDTSHECYMNSLEVIEMASEYIENKIKANGSVFGGQKIESLPKEERMEKAAQLMPMLRGLCSSENRMIGHFNDSDVVLEYINSNDLERLAPMGTSCPDHFLRTKIQPLVLKLDAKEDLSDTEAVLAKLRPDFEQYRKEYQSYYDNHKRDNSPAVRDASPVIIIYPGVGMFSFAKNKQTTRVANEFYVNAINVMRGAEAITEYTSLPRQEAFDIEYWLLEEAKLQRMPKEKPLSRKVALVTGAGGGIGKAIADKLAEEGANVVLTDIAEDRLEEAVSTYARDIASYAVCDVTKGESIAEAYKKACLEFGGVDIVVHSAGLAISKPLEETTEKDWDILQNVLVKGQFELAKQAVAVMRKQSLGGDFISIASKNGLVSGPNNVAYGTSKAAQQHMARLLAAELGGDKIRVNTVNPDGVIVGSKIWEGDWAEGRAKAYGITVEELPAHYAKRNLLNEIIYPKDIANGVFACVGILNKTTGNIINVDGGMANAFVR, translated from the coding sequence ATGAAAAATACAGCACAACAATTTAAGTACGTAGACCATCTTTGGGATGAAAGGAAAGCCGCTGCACTGGGCGATGACCAAGTGGCCCTTTTTCTTTATCGCTCCAATATCCTCGGGGCGGATCTAAGGATCACCAACTATGGTGGCGGAAATACAAGTTGTAAGACCATTGAAAAAGACCCGTTGACCGGTGATGATGTGGAAGTCATGTGGATCAAGGGTTCCGGTGGCGATATAGGGACATTGACCAAGGCCGGAATAGCAGGTCTGTATACGGAAAGGTTAAGAAACCTAAAGAACGTCTACGGCGGGCTGGAAGATGAGGACCGCATGGTCGGCCTCTTTAACCATTGCATCTATGACCTGGAAAGCAAGGCCCCTTCCATAGACACGCCATTGCACGGATTGCTCCCTTTTAAACATATAGACCATTTGCACCCGGATGCCTTAATAGCCGTAGCCGCGGCAAAGGACAGCGAAAAAGTGACCAAAGAGATCTGGGGGGATACCATGGGGTGGGTACCTTGGCAAAGGCCCGGTTTTGACCTAGGCCTTCAACTGGAAAAATGTTTGAACGACAACCCCGGTATACGCGGGATCGTTCTGGGCAGTCACGGACTCTTTACTTGGGGGGACACTTCTCATGAATGTTATATGAACAGCCTTGAGGTCATTGAAATGGCCTCGGAATATATTGAGAACAAAATAAAGGCCAACGGAAGTGTTTTCGGGGGGCAAAAGATAGAGAGCCTTCCCAAAGAGGAGCGTATGGAAAAGGCCGCCCAGCTTATGCCAATGCTTAGGGGCCTTTGTTCTTCCGAAAACAGGATGATCGGACATTTTAACGATAGTGATGTCGTTCTAGAGTACATAAACAGTAACGACCTGGAGCGCCTGGCGCCTATGGGCACCTCATGTCCCGACCACTTTTTAAGGACTAAAATTCAACCTTTGGTATTGAAATTGGATGCCAAGGAAGACCTTTCGGATACGGAGGCCGTACTGGCTAAATTACGTCCTGATTTTGAACAGTACAGAAAAGAATATCAATCCTATTACGACAACCATAAACGGGACAATAGCCCGGCCGTAAGAGATGCCAGCCCGGTTATTATTATCTATCCCGGTGTTGGAATGTTCAGTTTTGCAAAAAACAAGCAGACCACCCGTGTGGCCAACGAGTTCTACGTGAACGCAATTAACGTAATGCGCGGTGCGGAAGCCATTACGGAGTATACCTCGTTACCAAGACAGGAAGCTTTTGATATTGAATACTGGTTATTGGAGGAGGCCAAACTGCAGCGTATGCCAAAGGAAAAACCATTATCCCGTAAAGTAGCCTTGGTTACCGGTGCGGGCGGAGGGATCGGCAAGGCCATTGCGGACAAGTTGGCCGAGGAAGGTGCCAATGTAGTATTAACGGACATTGCCGAAGATAGGTTGGAAGAAGCGGTCTCCACCTATGCCAGGGACATTGCCAGCTATGCGGTCTGCGATGTAACGAAAGGCGAATCCATTGCCGAGGCCTATAAAAAAGCCTGTTTAGAATTTGGAGGCGTGGATATCGTAGTCCACAGTGCAGGCCTGGCCATTTCAAAGCCGCTGGAAGAGACCACCGAAAAAGATTGGGACATCCTACAGAACGTACTGGTAAAAGGGCAGTTCGAACTTGCCAAGCAAGCCGTGGCCGTTATGCGCAAACAGAGCTTGGGCGGAGACTTTATTAGCATAGCCAGCAAGAACGGTCTGGTCTCGGGACCGAACAATGTAGCTTACGGGACCTCCAAGGCCGCACAACAGCATATGGCTCGTTTATTGGCAGCAGAGCTGGGCGGTGATAAAATACGGGTGAACACCGTAAACCCGGACGGGGTGATCGTAGGCAGTAAGATATGGGAAGGCGATTGGGCCGAAGGTCGCGCCAAGGCATACGGGATTACGGTTGAAGAACTGCCCGCACATTACGCCAAACGTAACCTGTTAAATGAAATTATTTATCCAAAAGATATTGCAAACGGTGTGTTCGCATGCGTGGGCATCCTTAATAAGACCACAGGAAATATTATCAATGTAGACGGCGGCATGGCCAACGCATTTGTAAGATAG
- a CDS encoding FGGY-family carbohydrate kinase, with protein sequence MKMKVTAVFDIGRTNKKFFLFDDNFQEVHREYVRFDEIKDEDGYPTENLEALEKWAIEVFDKMIDSSEYEIESLNFSCYGASLVHIGHDGKPVTPLYNYMKPLKDDISDAFYTAYGPENELSRITGSPKSGMLNTGMQLYWLKKSQPEIFKKIKYSLHLPQYLSYLFTGIPVSEYTSIGCHTLLWDFEKKEYHQWVYKEEIDEKLPPIESSRKTNLIHYKGRKIKIGVGIHDSSSALLPYIRSITKPFLLVSTGTWSISINPFNEGMLSPDDIINHSLFNMRINGSPVKVSTLFLGNEYKLQVKLLSEYFNVPQDAHRKVKFNKDLFFEINRNFAHMFKWESIPSDKMPEQTLIPYDNFDKAYHQLLLELVLLQEKSIKAAIGNSKIKQLYIDGGFSDNEVYIKLLSQFMNNMKLRTTNSSLGSALGAAIVISDKVLEPKFLKTNYAVKKHVPFI encoded by the coding sequence ATGAAAATGAAAGTAACGGCCGTATTCGATATTGGAAGAACAAACAAAAAGTTCTTTCTTTTTGATGATAACTTCCAAGAAGTACATCGTGAATATGTTCGTTTTGATGAAATTAAAGATGAAGATGGATACCCTACCGAAAATCTTGAAGCCCTAGAAAAATGGGCAATAGAAGTGTTTGACAAAATGATTGATTCTTCTGAATATGAGATTGAATCATTAAACTTTTCTTGTTATGGAGCAAGCCTGGTTCACATAGGGCATGACGGAAAGCCAGTCACTCCGCTGTACAACTACATGAAACCTTTAAAAGATGATATTTCCGACGCCTTTTATACAGCTTACGGTCCAGAAAATGAACTATCAAGAATAACTGGATCACCTAAATCAGGAATGCTAAATACGGGCATGCAATTGTACTGGTTAAAAAAATCTCAACCAGAAATTTTTAAAAAGATAAAATATTCACTTCATCTCCCACAGTACCTGAGTTACTTATTTACAGGAATACCTGTTAGCGAATACACCAGCATTGGTTGCCACACCTTGCTATGGGATTTTGAAAAAAAAGAATACCACCAGTGGGTCTATAAAGAGGAAATTGATGAGAAACTACCTCCTATTGAATCTTCGAGAAAAACGAATTTGATACACTACAAAGGGCGTAAAATTAAAATTGGTGTTGGAATCCATGACAGCTCTTCCGCCCTCTTGCCGTACATCCGCAGTATTACCAAACCGTTTCTATTGGTATCTACTGGAACTTGGAGTATATCTATCAACCCGTTCAATGAAGGGATGCTTTCTCCGGACGACATTATAAACCATTCGCTTTTTAATATGAGAATAAATGGAAGCCCCGTAAAAGTTTCCACCTTGTTTTTGGGCAATGAATACAAGCTGCAAGTAAAGCTTTTATCGGAGTATTTTAATGTTCCCCAAGACGCTCATAGAAAGGTAAAATTCAATAAAGATCTCTTTTTTGAAATCAATAGAAATTTTGCGCATATGTTCAAATGGGAAAGTATACCATCTGATAAAATGCCAGAACAGACCTTAATACCCTATGATAATTTTGACAAAGCGTACCACCAGCTACTGTTAGAATTAGTATTGCTGCAAGAGAAAAGTATCAAAGCTGCCATTGGTAATTCCAAAATAAAACAATTGTATATAGATGGAGGTTTTAGCGACAATGAAGTATATATTAAACTGCTTTCACAGTTTATGAACAACATGAAGCTTAGAACTACAAATTCTTCATTAGGTTCGGCCCTAGGTGCTGCCATTGTTATTTCGGACAAAGTTTTGGAACCCAAATTTCTCAAAACCAATTACGCCGTTAAAAAGCATGTACCATTTATTTAA
- a CDS encoding alpha-hydroxy acid oxidase: MAMSFNSDYPSVDDLRAKAKSRIPKFAFEYLDGGCNEDVSLTRNTAEIRKIQLQPRYLRNYGTSSIKTKVMGMEFDAPFGIAPVGLQGLMWPNTPAILAKAAHNHNIPFILSTVTTMDIEKASELTEGNAWFQLYNPVDDAIRDDIIYRAEAAGCPVLVLLCDVPTFGYRPRDYRNGLALPPKMTIANILQILGKPNWAFNTLKYGQPTFETLRPYTPEGLDLKQLGAFMDKTFSGRLNEEKIKPIRDKWKGKLVLKGVASEQDTQDAIRMGFDGIIVSNHGGRQLDAAQSTINTLTEIAAKYSDQIEIMMDSGLRSGPDIARTMASGAKFTFMGRSFVYGTGALGNKGGEHTIRMLKTQFKQVMDQLCCERVEDLPKHLIKH; encoded by the coding sequence ATGGCGATGAGTTTCAATTCCGACTATCCATCCGTAGATGATTTACGAGCAAAAGCTAAATCCAGAATACCAAAGTTCGCTTTTGAATATCTAGACGGGGGGTGCAACGAGGATGTAAGCCTTACCAGAAATACTGCAGAAATACGAAAAATTCAACTGCAGCCTCGGTATTTAAGAAACTATGGTACAAGTTCTATTAAAACAAAAGTGATGGGTATGGAGTTTGATGCTCCTTTTGGAATTGCCCCAGTTGGTCTCCAAGGACTGATGTGGCCCAACACTCCCGCTATTTTAGCCAAAGCAGCCCATAACCATAATATTCCATTTATACTCAGTACAGTTACCACTATGGATATTGAAAAGGCAAGCGAGCTTACTGAAGGCAATGCCTGGTTTCAACTATACAACCCCGTAGACGATGCCATACGAGATGATATAATATACCGTGCCGAAGCTGCAGGTTGCCCCGTTCTCGTTCTTTTATGTGATGTACCTACATTTGGATACCGACCACGTGATTACAGAAATGGATTGGCATTACCCCCAAAAATGACAATCGCCAATATTCTCCAAATTTTAGGAAAGCCAAACTGGGCATTTAACACTCTAAAATATGGTCAACCCACATTTGAAACCCTAAGACCATATACTCCTGAAGGGCTCGATTTAAAACAACTGGGAGCATTTATGGATAAAACCTTTTCTGGCAGATTGAATGAGGAAAAAATAAAACCTATCCGGGATAAATGGAAAGGTAAGCTAGTTCTAAAAGGTGTTGCCTCGGAGCAAGACACCCAAGATGCTATACGCATGGGGTTTGATGGTATTATTGTTTCCAATCATGGCGGACGACAGTTAGATGCAGCTCAATCAACCATAAATACTTTAACTGAAATTGCAGCAAAATATAGCGACCAGATAGAAATAATGATGGATAGCGGGCTTCGTTCAGGACCTGATATTGCCCGTACAATGGCAAGTGGCGCCAAATTTACATTTATGGGTCGTTCTTTTGTTTATGGCACAGGTGCATTAGGAAATAAAGGCGGTGAACACACTATAAGAATGCTTAAAACACAGTTCAAACAGGTTATGGATCAATTGTGCTGCGAACGTGTTGAAGATTTACCGAAGCACTTAATTAAACATTAA
- a CDS encoding sulfatase-like hydrolase/transferase translates to MKTTRTPLKQHLLVTLILISILFISCQSKTDKTTKEVVLTSEIELPEKPNILWLVTEDMGSYIPSFGDSTIVTPNLSRLAKEGVVYPNLYSTSGVCAPSRAAITTGMYPSSIGATHMRTTSYPEVTGLPIYGAVPPPEVRMVSELLRKNGYYCTNNDKQDYQFTAPLTAWDESSSYAHWRNRDGNQPFFSVFNFTDTHESGLFEPYGFRNSETRHYHSGDRNYKWEKGRMTEGETPVHLPKDTKFSIPRYLPDTPKVHRDMWKMYNNIAEMDRQVGAVLKQLEDDGLLENTIIFFYGDHGGPLPREKRLIYDSGLNTPMIVRFPNQQQAETKRDELISFVDFAPTLLSLAGVEPPEYLQGQAFLGIDKVEKERKYIHAAADRFDGFTDAIRAVRDDRYKYIRNYRPEQGYYLPVEYRERIPTMKELLRLRDEGNLDSIQSLWFRENKDVEELYDCKTDPYEVNNLAKNPAYKEKLEELRNEMDRWLNVIGDQPNLPERELIAQLWKGEESQPITSEPEITIENNKIKPTCSTEGASLGYKVMDKDGTTPKVWEVYQEPFEIPEGSKIIAQAYRIGYKPSKVVEYRIIDNEKPGLTRGS, encoded by the coding sequence ATGAAAACCACCAGAACACCTTTAAAACAACACCTTTTGGTAACACTTATTTTAATAAGTATTCTTTTTATAAGTTGCCAATCTAAAACTGATAAAACAACAAAAGAAGTTGTACTTACTTCAGAAATAGAATTACCGGAAAAACCCAACATTCTATGGTTGGTAACTGAAGACATGGGGTCTTATATACCTTCTTTTGGAGACTCAACAATTGTGACACCTAATCTAAGCCGACTAGCAAAGGAAGGAGTTGTTTATCCTAATTTATACTCCACATCTGGAGTTTGCGCTCCCAGTAGAGCGGCCATTACTACGGGAATGTATCCGTCTAGTATTGGTGCCACCCATATGAGGACTACTTCCTACCCAGAGGTTACAGGATTACCAATTTATGGAGCGGTTCCGCCTCCAGAGGTTCGTATGGTTAGTGAATTATTGCGTAAGAACGGGTACTACTGTACTAATAATGATAAACAGGATTATCAGTTTACAGCTCCCTTAACGGCTTGGGACGAAAGCAGTTCTTATGCACATTGGAGAAATAGAGACGGTAACCAACCTTTCTTTTCCGTTTTTAACTTTACGGATACACATGAATCTGGACTTTTTGAACCTTATGGATTTAGAAATTCGGAAACGAGACATTATCATTCAGGAGATAGGAATTATAAATGGGAAAAAGGCCGCATGACAGAAGGCGAAACTCCTGTTCATCTTCCAAAAGACACCAAGTTTAGTATTCCTCGGTATTTACCGGATACGCCTAAGGTGCATCGCGATATGTGGAAAATGTACAATAATATTGCTGAAATGGATAGGCAAGTTGGAGCTGTATTGAAGCAATTGGAAGATGATGGTCTTTTGGAGAATACAATTATCTTTTTCTACGGAGACCATGGGGGACCATTACCTAGAGAAAAACGTCTTATTTATGATTCAGGTTTGAATACCCCTATGATAGTCAGGTTTCCAAATCAACAACAAGCAGAAACCAAAAGAGACGAATTGATAAGTTTTGTAGATTTTGCACCTACACTTCTTTCGTTGGCAGGAGTAGAGCCTCCTGAATACCTTCAAGGGCAGGCTTTTTTAGGGATAGATAAGGTCGAAAAAGAGAGAAAATATATTCATGCGGCAGCAGACCGTTTTGATGGATTTACGGATGCAATTCGTGCCGTGCGTGATGACCGATATAAATACATTCGGAATTATAGACCTGAACAGGGCTATTATTTACCAGTGGAATACAGAGAAAGAATACCCACTATGAAGGAGCTTTTACGTTTGCGGGATGAAGGCAATTTAGATAGTATACAATCTCTTTGGTTTAGGGAAAATAAAGATGTGGAAGAGTTATATGATTGTAAAACGGACCCGTACGAAGTGAATAATTTAGCTAAAAATCCTGCTTATAAAGAAAAGTTAGAAGAACTACGGAACGAAATGGACCGTTGGCTCAATGTTATAGGAGACCAGCCTAATCTTCCGGAAAGAGAGTTGATTGCCCAGTTATGGAAAGGAGAAGAGAGTCAACCAATAACTTCAGAACCGGAAATTACCATTGAAAATAACAAGATAAAACCTACTTGCTCAACGGAGGGGGCTTCTTTAGGGTACAAGGTTATGGACAAGGACGGAACTACTCCTAAGGTATGGGAAGTCTATCAAGAACCATTTGAAATACCAGAAGGTAGTAAGATTATAGCACAAGCCTATAGAATCGGGTATAAGCCTAGTAAAGTGGTGGAGTATAGAATAATAGATAATGAAAAACCTGGGCTCACTCGGGGTTCTTAA
- a CDS encoding zinc-dependent peptidase, with translation MSANFFIVLPLLLLVSLIVWRIWFYKKKVDLKSFTQDWRDILNQKVSFYADLSTTDKLRFEEEILYFFADVAITGVKIKINDTDRLLVASGAVIPLFGFPELRFRNINEVLLYKGSFNEDHQTEGEGRNILGKVGSGNMNRLMILSLPALRAGFENKYSKSNVGIHEFVHLIDKADGAVDGIPESLMQKQYVAPWLKLMHKEIDNIRERESDINPYGATSEVEFLSVASEYFFNNPKSFQKKHPELYSLMKKIYRFSS, from the coding sequence ATGTCCGCTAATTTCTTTATTGTTCTTCCTCTTCTACTATTGGTTTCACTAATTGTCTGGCGAATTTGGTTCTATAAAAAGAAGGTGGATTTAAAATCTTTTACCCAAGATTGGAGAGATATCCTGAATCAAAAAGTGTCTTTTTATGCTGATTTGTCTACAACTGATAAGCTTCGTTTTGAGGAAGAAATTTTATATTTTTTTGCTGATGTTGCTATTACAGGGGTGAAGATTAAAATAAATGACACGGACCGATTGTTAGTAGCTTCTGGTGCTGTTATTCCTCTATTCGGCTTTCCGGAATTACGTTTTCGTAACATAAATGAGGTGTTACTTTATAAAGGTAGTTTTAATGAAGACCATCAAACCGAAGGTGAAGGACGTAATATTTTAGGAAAAGTAGGTTCGGGAAATATGAATCGGTTGATGATATTATCACTGCCTGCTCTTCGCGCCGGATTTGAAAATAAATATTCTAAATCAAATGTGGGCATACATGAATTTGTTCATTTAATAGATAAGGCAGACGGTGCGGTAGACGGTATACCTGAAAGTTTAATGCAAAAGCAGTATGTTGCACCTTGGCTAAAATTGATGCATAAAGAGATTGATAATATTAGAGAAAGAGAATCGGACATTAATCCTTATGGAGCTACCAGTGAAGTAGAGTTTTTGAGTGTAGCTAGTGAGTATTTTTTTAACAACCCTAAGTCCTTTCAAAAAAAGCATCCGGAACTTTATAGTTTAATGAAGAAAATATATCGGTTTTCTTCTTGA
- a CDS encoding metallophosphoesterase family protein, producing the protein MSFEITRREFIIQNGKLGMANFLSNPILWSNNPILRFGLVTDSHYADREPMGTRFYRGAVDKMSEFVNVMNKEKVDFVVHLGDFKDEGRNRDPAETLQFSRKLEEVYARFNGPRFHCVGNHDVDSIVKTQFLDNIENTGIPNGRSYYSFEILGYHFIVLDANFNVDGTDHFFLEGDNWQNPNLTRKQLEWLKTDLQKTQKPSIVFCHHPLFKYERNGKRYHINEHIETQKILENSNKVQAVFQGHVHEEHLEEINNIQYITQNAMVDFQGIENNSFSIVDLHLNSIYLNGYKRARKQNISIGQDRGF; encoded by the coding sequence ATGAGCTTTGAAATTACAAGAAGGGAATTTATAATTCAAAATGGAAAATTAGGAATGGCCAATTTCTTGTCAAATCCAATATTGTGGAGTAATAATCCAATACTTCGATTTGGACTCGTAACAGATTCGCATTATGCAGATCGTGAGCCAATGGGCACAAGATTTTATAGAGGTGCAGTTGATAAGATGTCTGAATTTGTGAACGTAATGAATAAGGAAAAAGTAGATTTTGTGGTTCACCTTGGTGATTTTAAAGATGAAGGCCGTAATAGAGACCCGGCTGAAACCTTACAATTTTCAAGAAAGCTAGAGGAAGTATATGCAAGGTTCAATGGTCCGCGTTTCCACTGTGTCGGTAATCATGACGTGGACAGTATTGTCAAAACACAATTTTTGGATAATATTGAAAATACCGGTATCCCAAACGGAAGAAGCTATTACTCATTTGAAATTCTGGGATACCACTTTATTGTTCTGGATGCAAATTTCAATGTAGATGGAACTGACCATTTCTTCCTTGAAGGTGATAACTGGCAGAATCCCAATTTAACCCGAAAACAACTGGAATGGCTTAAAACAGATTTACAGAAAACGCAAAAGCCATCAATCGTATTCTGTCACCATCCATTGTTTAAATACGAAAGAAACGGAAAAAGATACCACATCAATGAACATATCGAGACCCAAAAAATATTGGAAAACTCAAACAAAGTACAGGCTGTATTTCAGGGACATGTTCACGAAGAGCATCTTGAAGAAATTAACAACATCCAATACATTACGCAAAATGCGATGGTGGATTTTCAAGGAATAGAAAATAACAGTTTCTCTATTGTAGACCTCCATTTGAATAGTATTTATTTAAATGGGTATAAAAGAGCGAGAAAACAAAACATTTCAATTGGACAGGACAGAGGTTTTTAA
- a CDS encoding metallophosphoesterase codes for MYNKLYLLLFFTVITTSVAQKKQESFLVKPYLQYSTKTSIRILWETNTPSTSEVWYGKAIKNAEKPLLNSKMALKGERLMHEVELKNLEEETNYFWKVISHDKVGNILESETYTFKSVVGDTTAFMFALVGDPQLNKRTPWAWDSIATAVWKERPNFVVNAGDLVDWGFNKEEWVYQFLGPGHDLMSRIPMYSVLGNHEGDADYYYQYMANPAPEYWYTFKYGNAEFFMIDSNRDISEGSNQYNWLEQKLATSTAVWKIAVHHHPPYSSESNDHGDTFNGAISGMGNNHVRDLPKLYDTYGVDFSLFGHTHVYERTWPLRDNRINQRQGTVYINSGGAGGGLESFTPTRNWFSLEVYEGHHYCTFAIYDKTLLFKAIDHQGRVVDSFQLDKDRDKDKVSIKQPPAPIIKSQKYTFHDETVFEMEAALDGLNLRYTMDGSEPSLRSLRYTEPVLLKDSKEIKARAFSPDGKASRTVFKKFVKTSELKATKIKTAKRGLQYKLYKGNWEGKRDTYLRKENISTEGILSVIGLDDFHVDEEYWAIEIEGYLDVPRTGTYTFYGLGSRGLVIKIDGNPIIEREHEQQEVVQLVLEKGYHKLDIQSFQRNWRKALGFGYWDEINGRTPFSPFELAHK; via the coding sequence ATGTATAATAAACTTTATTTACTATTATTTTTTACAGTAATTACAACAAGTGTAGCCCAAAAAAAACAGGAAAGCTTCCTTGTAAAACCTTACCTACAATATTCCACAAAAACCAGTATACGGATATTGTGGGAAACAAACACCCCTTCAACATCAGAAGTTTGGTACGGTAAGGCTATTAAGAACGCGGAAAAGCCATTGTTAAATTCGAAAATGGCCTTAAAAGGGGAACGATTAATGCACGAGGTGGAATTAAAGAATCTGGAGGAAGAAACCAATTACTTCTGGAAGGTGATTTCCCATGATAAAGTGGGCAATATTTTGGAGAGTGAAACCTATACGTTTAAATCTGTAGTTGGGGATACTACTGCCTTTATGTTTGCTTTGGTTGGTGATCCCCAGTTAAATAAGAGAACGCCATGGGCTTGGGATTCTATTGCCACTGCAGTATGGAAAGAACGACCCAACTTTGTCGTAAATGCGGGTGATTTGGTGGATTGGGGCTTTAATAAAGAAGAATGGGTATATCAGTTTCTAGGACCAGGACATGATTTAATGTCAAGAATACCAATGTATTCTGTTCTTGGCAACCACGAGGGAGATGCCGATTATTATTATCAATACATGGCCAACCCAGCTCCAGAGTATTGGTACACGTTTAAGTATGGGAATGCCGAATTCTTTATGATAGATTCCAATCGGGATATCAGTGAAGGGTCAAATCAGTACAATTGGTTGGAGCAAAAACTGGCAACTTCCACTGCTGTATGGAAAATAGCTGTCCATCATCATCCTCCCTATTCTTCAGAGTCCAATGATCATGGGGATACATTTAATGGGGCAATTTCAGGAATGGGAAACAATCATGTTAGAGATCTTCCCAAATTATATGATACCTATGGGGTGGATTTTAGTTTGTTCGGGCATACGCATGTCTATGAAAGAACATGGCCACTTAGGGACAATAGAATAAACCAAAGACAAGGTACTGTTTATATTAATTCTGGGGGTGCTGGCGGTGGATTGGAATCATTTACGCCTACTAGAAATTGGTTTAGTTTGGAAGTATATGAGGGACACCATTATTGTACGTTTGCCATTTATGACAAAACTCTTCTGTTTAAGGCAATAGATCATCAAGGTAGGGTTGTAGATTCCTTTCAGTTGGATAAGGATCGAGACAAGGACAAAGTTTCTATAAAACAACCTCCCGCACCCATCATCAAAAGCCAAAAATATACCTTTCACGATGAAACCGTTTTTGAAATGGAAGCGGCACTTGACGGGCTTAACTTGAGATATACTATGGATGGGAGCGAACCGTCGCTGAGATCACTCAGATACACTGAACCGGTTTTGCTGAAGGATAGCAAAGAAATAAAGGCTAGGGCATTTAGCCCTGATGGAAAGGCCAGTAGGACCGTTTTTAAAAAATTTGTCAAGACGTCTGAGCTAAAAGCCACAAAGATCAAAACTGCTAAACGAGGACTGCAATATAAACTATACAAAGGTAATTGGGAAGGTAAAAGAGATACCTATTTACGTAAGGAGAATATATCAACGGAAGGGATATTGTCCGTTATAGGATTGGATGATTTTCATGTTGATGAAGAATATTGGGCTATTGAGATAGAAGGGTATCTTGATGTCCCGAGAACAGGGACCTACACTTTTTATGGTCTCGGTTCGAGAGGACTTGTCATTAAAATTGACGGGAATCCAATTATTGAAAGAGAACATGAACAACAAGAGGTGGTGCAGCTCGTATTAGAAAAAGGGTATCATAAGTTGGATATACAAAGTTTCCAAAGAAATTGGAGAAAGGCACTTGGTTTTGGGTATTGGGATGAAATAAACGGGCGTACTCCTTTTTCACCATTTGAACTAGCCCACAAATAG